The Wolbachia endosymbiont of Spodoptera picta genome segment ACGAAACTATGTTTGCAAATAGTGAAAAAACCCAAAATATTTCAACAGGAAGCAAAGATATTAAGCCCACATGTGAAACCAGTGTAAAAGAGGAAAACAAAGACGAAGAAAATTCTTTAAATTTTATTACTGATGAGCAAGAAGAAATCGTTAATATATTTGAGAAAGATGCAGAAAATAACACTGAGTGGCACAGAGAAAATCGTCATACAAATCAACCCATCTGTAAAATCAATAAGAAAGACCAAAATACTTTTACGCAAACTAATATGCAAGAACCAAATAGGTCATTTCAAGCTGAACCATATTTTAATATTGGATATGGCATTACTAAAGATGGAAAATCATCAAATCAACCAATTTTAGCTGGAGTTATTGGTGCAGTGTTATTAGTAAGTGGTATTGTGTTTTATATTATGGAAATACATATACTAGGGATAGTTATTGGAATTGCTGGGTTAGCTTGCGTAAGTTTTGGATTGTGTAGTAATTTAGAGCCTAATACCAGGCTTGAAAAAGTAGAGCAGCCTACTATCCACTCTTCAAACCCGATTTCTGGATTAGATTTTAGATAAATTATTGAAAATCTCGATTTTTTTAGCTAAGTCTAATCGAATTTAAAAGATGCTCATTAACTTTTCCATCGTAAATCTCGTAATTATAAGTTATCGATCTCTTTTTAATTATTAATACATAATTCAGGTTTCAGGAGTTATTAATAATTCCACAATAATATCTGCATAAAGTATGCAATAAACTAAGATTTTTAACAACTTATCTAAAATATAATAGAAAATCTATATTGTAATAAGAAATAAAAGGACATTACTGAATAAGTAACATCCTTTTGAAGAAGGTGAGCTGTTTTGTTTATCTTGATGTTTGCAAAGATTGTGTCACCTGAATTGGCTCTTGACCAGACATGAATGTAGAAGGCTGTTGTTCACCTATTTTTTCCTGCGAATTTACTTTTCTCAATTGTGACCTAGTTTTAATTAAGTTGTCCGAAGAAATAATCATCCTCTCTGGTGTAGAAGGAATAGATGTACCTTTTCCACTATCAGAACCACCAAGGTAACTGAAAGAACTGCTTTTAGACTCAATACTGCCATCCATACTACTACTAAAACTTGAATGGATATTATTAGAAGCTAAACTACTAACAGAATTACTGCGAGTTGGAGTTCTATTAGATAAAATATCTAGATTTCGTTTGACAGTGGGATGATTGAAAACATCTTCACTCAGAGAATTTTGTGAAAATGAATTTATAACCTCATTCAAATTAGTCAGTGAAGCACTTATATTTGGTACTTTTGGAGTTAATACCTTAGTAAGGTTACCAGTGCTATTACGTCGCGTTGTTCCTATTTTACCTCCTATTGTTGCAGTTGGTGTTTCACCTTGATACTTCACATTACTTACTTTTTTGCTTTTACTACACTTACTTGCTGCCTTATTAAGGTTCTCTATAGAGTTAGAAAGTTTATGCTCTATTTTACATTCTCTAATAATCCTCTCAATTTCATCATGATGTTCAGAGAAAATTTCATAGAGATTGTTATCATTTTGAGCTAACAAATTTTGCAACTTTTTAGCATCTAATTTATCGACAAAACTTGCTTGCTGTGTCAATTGATAAACTAATTGGTCCTTTTTGAAACCTTGTGGACCATCAATAGAACCAGCTTTTTCTGATATTTTTCTGTTTAATTCAGAGAATATTTCCTTAATTAAAGCAGACTTATTTACAGTCTTGTCTTGCAAAATTTCACTAACAAGCATCTCCTTCACACTGTTGAAATTTTTCGTTTTTTCTTCTGTTTTTAAAACAACAGTTTGACTCTGTAAGTCTATTGAATATGGAATGCTATCCAAATTAGATATACTTGAACCCACATTACCCAATTTACTTCCCACTTTTTTAAGTGTATCACTTGTGCCCTCCCTTGTTTTCTGTGCTACAGAACTTCCAGCTTCTTTTAATGAATCTCTAGCATTTATAAAGCCTTTTTTTATTGTGCCTGCAGTATATTGTGCTCCTTCAACAGTTTTTTCAGCTGACCATTTGAGTCCTTTATATCCAGATTGAACTGATTTTACAGCTACTTTTACAGCGAAATATAAAGTAAGACCAACTATAGCACCTGGTATAGCAAGTGTTACACCAACTGCTAAAAGTGGTAATAATGCTGTAAATAACCCACTTGCTGTACCTACTACAAGAGCCTGATCTCCTTGTTTCATTCGAGAGAATTCTGTATCTCCTTTTAACAGGTCAGTGATTCTTTCCTTTAGCTTTTTGTGATTATTAACACTCTTCATATTCGATAGATCTTCAGTAAATTTCTTAAAATCAAGATCATTTTCTTGTTGAGTTACAAGAGAATATGAATTTGTTTCATTAGGTAACATTTTTAACCTCACTATTAATTCAATATATTATATTTTATATATGTCATCATTAAATTAGTGTTAACTTGATTACTAATATTGGTATAGCTTAAAATAATTTAGCTGGACATGATTTTATAGAGACTCAAATTTACGATTAGAGCCTAGAGTATAGTAATTATAAATGACTCAAGAGACTTTGTTCAGCCAAAATAATTAGATTCAAACTGATAAGGCTGTATATAGAATATCAGAGGATTATCCTGATAATAGTGTTAAATCAAGATTGGAATATACGAGTAATTATGCTATTTATTAGGAATGATTTTGTTAAAAAGTAATTGTGCAAAAAAGTGAGAATTTGACTGAAGATAAAAAATTAGCATCTGATATTCTACAAGAGGTTGCAGATGCTGGTAATACTAATAGTGACAAAGTGACGTTGTTTGAAATTGAAACATCTCTACAAGAACGTGGTTTTGGTATTTTAATAATTATTTTCTCCTTGCCACTATCTGTACCTATACCAGTTCCACCTGGCTATACAACTATACTTTCCATACCTTTAATCTTATTTTCACTGCAGCTTCTGCTTGGGTTTCATTTTCCTTGGATGCTAAATTGGTTGGAAAGCAAATCCTTTAAACGTTCAACACTAGACCTTGTGGTCAAAAAAACTTTACCTGCATTAAAAAAAATAGAAAAGTTCATGAAACCAAGAATGTCCTTTATCTTCCTAGAGCCAGGTGAAAAGATTTTGGCATTTATAATGTTAGTTTGTGCGTTGGTGATAGCCAATCCGTTTCCGTTAACTCACTTTATTCCAGCAATCGGTACAACTCTTATTTCACTTGGTATTATGAGTAAGGATGGGCTTGTCTCGATACTTGGAGTGTTGGTATCTTTATGTGGAATATTATTTGCTCTTATTGTAATGGTTAAAGGACCACAGCTTATAATTAGTACGTTTTCTTTTCTCAAAAGTTGTGTATATGGTTAATTTTTAACTGTGAGAACCTATTTTGAAAGTGAATAAAGAAGGGAATAAGATGAGGTAAGCAAAAAATAGGAGGGTAACAAGCGATATAAGTGACAAAGAATGAGAGCCAAGTGTTGCACAAGGAGCGATAGGTCGGCTAAGAAAGCACAATATCAGAATAATTATCAATACAATAAGGTATATAATGAGAGGTGGTTGCCAGTGGAGCAAAAGATTTTCCGCATGGAAAACAGTGTACGACTATTTTCTCAGGTAGTGGCAAATTGGAAAAAATACATGATATGCTAGTAAAAGAGGTAAGAAAAATGGTTGGCAAAAATGAAACACCATCAGTAGGAATAATTGATAGTCAATCAGTGAAGACTACTCAAAAAGGGGATCTATAGCTGGCAAGAAAATAAAGGGTAGAGAACGTCATATTGTTGTAGACACAGTAGGCCTAGTTATTATGGCAGATGTTCACAGTGCAAGCGTTCAAGATCGTCATGTTGCTCTAGATCTTTTTATTCGAGCTAAAGTAAAGCCTTAAAAGATAACTATATCATAAGGATTATTAATATTACCATAATAATATCTGCCATATATAATGAAAATTAACCTTGTTCATAGAAACTAAAACAAAATGAAGAATGTTTCTAAAATATTCCATATACCTTCACACTATAGTGTAATACATCTAAGTTACTACTGATCACTTGCAAAAAATATTTAAGTGTAATATACTCAAAGTACTATGTATTTGTGTGGGGGCAAAAATGAATCAACATTTAAAATTAACTGATCAAGAATTTAACAATAATACCGAGCTATTTAGTTTATTAGAACTAAAAGCTGTACAGGTTGTAGGCAAGAATTATCAGGAGATTAGTAGAATTTTAAAGAAACAATATATATAAGCTAGTGCTTGTAAATCACCCTGATAAAGGTGGAGATAAAAATAGATTTAATCAAATTTATAATGCTTATCAAGGACTAAAAAAATACATTGAACCCTGAAAGTACTAAAGGTCCAATCTCACAAGTAGATGCAAGAGTGGATGTAAATGGTACGATAATGTTACTTGATGTGCTTGTAAGAAAGTTAACTGGTAAACAATATATATTCGCAGTAGATCAATCTATACCTTTATTAGAGGCGAGAAGTTATGCACTAAATATTACAAATAGATTTGAGAAAGTGTTAAATAAAACTGCTATTAAATCAGGAATATCACTAACAAATCTAAACTTTGATCCTGTGGCAGTGCAATCAGCT includes the following:
- a CDS encoding WD_0033/WD_0034 family tandem repeat-containing protein, with protein sequence MPNGLTITYTALVSCILEKNSKAVRGVLEASKKNGILKEILNQKVKVKKAEGQEISYTLIDYTNKQNCKEIAFILKEFEEVLNIEVEAASSNVETRCEGINKDCRDLEIHETMFANSEKTQNISTGSKDIKPTCETSVKEENKDEENSLNFITDEQEEIVNIFEKDAENNTEWHRENRHTNQPICKINKKDQNTFTQTNMQEPNRSFQAEPYFNIGYGITKDGKSSNQPILAGVIGAVLLVSGIVFYIMEIHILGIVIGIAGLACVSFGLCSNLEPNTRLEKVEQPTIHSSNPISGLDFR
- a CDS encoding actin-bundling T4SS effector WalE1 family protein, giving the protein MLPNETNSYSLVTQQENDLDFKKFTEDLSNMKSVNNHKKLKERITDLLKGDTEFSRMKQGDQALVVGTASGLFTALLPLLAVGVTLAIPGAIVGLTLYFAVKVAVKSVQSGYKGLKWSAEKTVEGAQYTAGTIKKGFINARDSLKEAGSSVAQKTREGTSDTLKKVGSKLGNVGSSISNLDSIPYSIDLQSQTVVLKTEEKTKNFNSVKEMLVSEILQDKTVNKSALIKEIFSELNRKISEKAGSIDGPQGFKKDQLVYQLTQQASFVDKLDAKKLQNLLAQNDNNLYEIFSEHHDEIERIIRECKIEHKLSNSIENLNKAASKCSKSKKVSNVKYQGETPTATIGGKIGTTRRNSTGNLTKVLTPKVPNISASLTNLNEVINSFSQNSLSEDVFNHPTVKRNLDILSNRTPTRSNSVSSLASNNIHSSFSSSMDGSIESKSSSFSYLGGSDSGKGTSIPSTPERMIISSDNLIKTRSQLRKVNSQEKIGEQQPSTFMSGQEPIQVTQSLQTSR
- a CDS encoding exopolysaccharide biosynthesis protein is translated as MQKSENLTEDKKLASDILQEVADAGNTNSDKVTLFEIETSLQERGFGILIIIFSLPLSVPIPVPPGYTTILSIPLILFSLQLLLGFHFPWMLNWLESKSFKRSTLDLVVKKTLPALKKIEKFMKPRMSFIFLEPGEKILAFIMLVCALVIANPFPLTHFIPAIGTTLISLGIMSKDGLVSILGVLVSLCGILFALIVMVKGPQLIISTFSFLKSCVYG